Genomic DNA from Stegostoma tigrinum isolate sSteTig4 unplaced genomic scaffold, sSteTig4.hap1 scaffold_118, whole genome shotgun sequence:
gaatttggtaccaaagtggataacttcacattgatactgcatctgctatgcatttgctactcactcaaatcatctaaattactctgaagtctctttatgtcctgctcactcacaatcccccttcttttgtgtcaacaaacctagaaatagtacattggattcgcacatacaaatcattgatgtacactttgaacacatgaggtccaagggcactgatctttgtggtgtcccaattgtcaaagccttagacactgaaaaaagatcatttatttctactgtttcctgtctgctaaccaattcacAATCGAcaccagtaaattcccaacaatcttatgaactttaattttgcacactaacttcttaagtgggactttatcaccagctttgagaaaatccaaatgaccccatccaccgggttctatcagttacattttcaaaaaacacttttgcagatttgtctaacatgatttacccatccgaaattgacaggcttcaggtccagtagaaacgctgacttgcctggtccccagcataataggcagtcaaagattatagacatggtccatggcagctctttctccacagcacccgagatgggcaataaatgctgatccaggcagcactggccacatctcaccaacaaacatttcataacaaacaatctaaggcccgctgttcagccccatccttattttcaaattcctccatggtcttCCTTCTTTGCCtccacatggtccatacctttccccacagacagaacaggcaaaccataaacagacagaacagtcagaggctgatcatggtcaccttctgattcagcaattgccgccggagggagggggaggggcagatcccGAGCAGCTTCTCGCTCTGATTCGAGCCGCCCGCTGGTTGCCCCGGAAACCTtggcagcaggaggggaacaGGTGGGGGCGGGGCTCCCGTGTCCACGTGCCTGAAACCTGAGACATCACCACGgagcacagcaattcctattggctgcttcagtcctgggctcacaatgcagatgttgtctttccagtgaaacctcctcctctgtgcaacatctgggagcaaagcaatgtctccttcctttccatttctttcgTCTTCCTGAGTGGTAGGGTggggaaactgttcacttgcagcaaaggaagggacagggagtgaatccagggagggtgccgacactgcaaatgttggttctggtacgtctcttaaatttactgtcatcatttgctctcttagctttacacatttgttttcctgctaaaatggtggcctctttcctcatgttcatgtttgcatgatttctattagagatgatcaagatttaggggacagcaaattgatgagcaataaaagccaaaatgtgattttcgttcctcataatttgcagcaccatacattagagcctctcatttgaggtctaactgtggagtgagcaacatgtagcaaaattgtcttacagccaaaatccccatttacaatccaggactgtgtcatggtgtatgttgatgggaaaaggaaatagccttcctcccctggctagtcaactaatcacaaactgtttgattaacaaatgaattcaaggacAGGATAACTTGTCCATGTATTGCTATTCACGAAtctagatcaaattccatttaccactgatcagcctgtctgtaaactaaggctatccatctcattatttaccatctattacttttgcatcatctgaactaactgatcaaccttcatacattcaaatctaaggcatttacctacaacaaaaataagggcccaacattggccactctgccacaccaatgtgcacagatttgcggttagaaacaagaaaaaacccacctctctgcttcctgaacctcagccaattgtggatccaatttgctaaatttcaatggattctatgcgcacttagctttgctttcagtctcccaaaagccttgctgatgtccaaagagattaaataaaagtattgggaacaaaaacaaagttgctggaaaagctcagcacttcttgcagcaactgcgaaggagaaaacagagttaacgttttgggtccggtggcccttcagaagggtccctttgtggttagtggggaattaagaaccttgcaagcaccctgctatttcatcctaacatcacaggagacatttcacttgaccttggatactgacctgcatttaaaccttccagactactcagtacttcctctctctctctgtgatagtttcttcacattctatcacagaccttctccctgattcatctatttcactagtgagcactgacacaaagtattcatttcgacccaggccaacactctctagttctacgcacagatacctctgtggtccttaatggaccttacacattcccccttatcctttaaccatatgtctacctgtaaaacaacagagcattttgcttcatttcacttggcagtatcaattcatatttcccttagagctctccttatctctccatttatgttccctcttgcacatgtacctgaaagtatctacttcctgtgcactatggccaaatcatatcttattaaaatcaaccaagttagaactttgattacaggtccatccttgtccttttccataacaatcccaaatcttttcaaaagagttctgataactgcctgcaaaattctccccgctgatacttcaagcacttgtccgcgttggttgtctgaagttaggtcccctctttcctcattggggtttctacatcctggcttcaaaaactcgatccgaaacttgagctctgatttctctccaagatgctgccagatctgcagaatgttgtcaacaatttcttttttgtttctgatttacagcatcccagttctttccgtgtttattttatacatctcaatagttcCGGAAATGTTATGACCATTTCTAGCTCGAcca
This window encodes:
- the LOC132207660 gene encoding uncharacterized protein LOC132207660, translated to MMTVNLRDVPEPTFAVSAPSLDSLPVPSFAASEQFPHPTTQEDERNGKEGDIALLPDVAQRRRFHWKDNICIVSPGLKQPIGIAVLRGDVSGFRHVDTGAPPPPVPLLLPRFPGQPAGGSNQSEKLLGICPSPSLRRQLLNQKLNMVFRRGDFAVYKLKPNVTQDLRELPNVSQPEYNRILDMEGESTVPSGEKLVLFWVRLQSIIWLIRM